CGCGCGACGCCGCGGTCAAGGCGATGCGCGAGGTGACGGGGCCGATCATTGCTATCGTGCTGACGCTCTGCGCAGTGTTCGTTCCGATCGCGTTCCTCGGTGGGTTGACCGGCGAGCTCTACCGCCAGTTCGCGGTGACGATCTCGATATCGGTCGTCATCTCGGGGATCGTCGCGCTGACGCTCTCACCCGCGCTCTGCGTGCTAATGCTCAAGCACGGGCACAAGCCGCCGGGCCGGTTCTTCACCTGGTTCAACGGGTGGTTCGAGCGGGTCCGGGACCGTTACTCCGACGGCGTGCTCTGGATGATCCGCCGCGGCTTCGTCGGGCTCGCGCTCTTCGTCGGCATGGTGGCGATCACCGCCGGGCTGTGGAAGTTCACGCCGGGAAGCCTCGTTCCCGACGAGGACCAGGGCTTCTACATCGGCGCGGTGTTCCTTCCGGACGGCGCGACACTCGAGCGCACCGACAAGGTGGTGAAGCAGGTCGAGGCGGCGATCCGCGCCAACCCGAACAACCTCGACATCGTCTCGTTCACCGGCTTCGACTTCATCGGCGGAGGCTTCCGCAACAACGCGGCGACGATGTTCGTCACGCAGATCCCCTGGGAGAAGCGCCACGTCACTGCGGCGCAACTCGTCGGCGAGCTCTTCGGGCGCACGATGGGGATCAAGGAAGCGCTGGTGCTCGCGTTCAATCCGCCGGCGATCTTCGGCCTCGGCACGACGGGCGGGTTCGAGCTCTACATCCAGAACCGCGGCGAAGGCGGCGCGAAGCGCCTGAACGAGGTCACGCAGCAGTTCCTCGCGCGCGCGAACAGCGACAAGCAGCTCGCCGGTGCGCAGACGCTGTGGCGCGCGACAGTGCCGCAGCTCTACGTCGACACCGATCGCGAGAAGGTGAAGAAGCTCGGCGTGCCGATCGACGAACTCTACGACGCGCTCGCCGGCACGCTGGGAACCTACTACGTCAACGACTTCAACAAATACGGCCGCACCTGGCAGGTGCTGATGTCGGCCGACCCTGCCTACCGCAGGCGGCCCGACGACATCGGCGGCGTCTACGTGCGCTCGGCGAAGGGCGAGATGATTCCGCTCTCCTCGCTCGCGAGCGTCAAGTATTCGTCGGGGCCCGATGCGCTCGACCGCTTCAACAATCTGCCGGCGGTGAAGATCATCGGCCAGGCGGCGCCGGGATTCAGCTCCGGCCAGGCGATCGCCCGAATCGAGGAGATCGCCGCCGAGGTGCTTCCCGCAGATTTCAGCTACGACTGGGGCGGCACCTCGTACCAGGAGAAGCGCTCGGGCGGCGCGTCCGTGTTCTCGCTCGCGCTCGCGGTGATCATGGTGTTCCTGATCCTCTCCGCGCAGTACGAGCGCTGGTCGTTGCCGCTCTCCGTGCTGCTTGCGCTGCCGTTCGGGACGTTCGGCGCGCTCGCCGCGGTTTGGCTGCGCGGGATGACGAACGACGTCTACTTCCAGATCGGCCTCGTCACGCTGCTCGGCCTCGCGGCGAAGAACGCGATCCTGATCGTGGAGTTCGCGCTGCGCCGCCACCAGGAAGGAATGTCGACTTCCGCGGCGGCGATCGAGGCCGCGCGGCTCCGGTTCCGGCCGATCCTGATGACGTCGATGGCGTTCATCCTCGGCGTGCTGCCGCTCGCGATATCCACGGGCGCGGGCGCCGGCGCGCGGCAGTCGGTGGGCACCGGCGTGATGGGCGGAATGCTCGCCGCGACGTTCCTCGCCATCTTCTTCGTGCCGTGGTTCTTCCGGCTGATCTTCGACCGCAAGATCACCGAGCCGCGGACCAAGGAGGAGCTGCACGCAGAAATCGACCACGTGCACGCTCTGCACGCGCGGCCGCCGGTCGCCACTCCAGGACATCCGCCGCAATCCGGACATGGAGACGTCCGCGCGGAGGGACTTCCTCCGCGAACCGGACACGGAGACGCCCATGCGTAGAGGCGCTTTTGCATTGCTGCTCGCAGGCTCGCTCGCGGGCTGCGCCGTCACCCAGCCCCTCCCGCCGAAGCTCGATCTGCCGGCATCCACCGCGACGGCCGAACAGACCGCGCTGCTCGAGCACTGGTGGCTCGCGTTCGACGACCCGGTGCTGACCGCGCTGATCGACGAAGCGCTCGCGAACAATCTCGATCTGAAGGCCACGCTCGCGCGGATCGAGCTGGCCCGCTCGCAGCTCCAGCTCGCGCAGGGGAGCCTGTATCCGAGCTTCAACATCACCGGCGGCGCGACGCGCCAGCGATATTCTGGCGCAACGCCGCTGGCGTTTCCCCCGGGAACGGCCGTCAGCGCCAACGATTTCACGGTAGGCATCGAGACGTCGTACGAGCTCGATCTCTGGGGCAAGTATCGAAGCGGTGCGCTCGCCGCCGGCAACGATCTCGCCGCTTCGCGCTATTACCGCGAGACGGTGCGCATCGCGGTCGCTGCCGACGTCGCCGACGCCTACTTCCGGCTGCGCGCCGCCGATGCGCTTCTCGTCGTGTACGAGGAGACTCGCAAGACGCGCACGGACACGGTCACGTTGCAGAAGGACCGCTTCGACGGCGGAATCATCGGCGAATACGACCTGCGTCAGGCCGAGGCCGAGCTGCAGGCGGTCATCGCCGACATCGCTCGGACGCAGCAGGCGATCGGCCTCACCGAAGGCGCGCTGGCGACGCTCACCGGCCGCTCGCCGCGGGCAGTGTTCACGCCTGAGATCGCTCGCGGCGCGACGATCGAAGCGGCGACGACCGGCGTGCCGCAATTGCCCGCCGGCTTGCCGTCGGGGCTGGTCGACCGGCGACCCGACATTCGACGCTCGGAGGCGGAGCTCGCGGCGGCCGACCTGCGGATACAGCAAGCGCGCGCCGATTACTTCCCGGATCTGACGCTGACCGGCGCGTTCGGCAGCGAGTCCGCGGCGCTCTCCAACCTATTCACGTCGCCGGCGACGATTTGGCGATTCGGGCTCGCGCTCGTGCAGCCGATCATCAACCTGAAGTCGATCGAAGCTGGAGTCACCGCCGCGACGGCGCGCCGCGACAGCGTCGAAGTGCAGTATCAGCAGACCGTGCAGAACGCGTTCCGCGAAGTGCACGACTCGCTCGTCACCCATCAATCGGCGCAGCAGGTGCTCGCCGCCGAGACGCGCCGGCGCGACCTCCTCACCCAGGCGCTCGACGTCGCCAATGTCCGCTACGAAGCCGGGCGCACGTCGTACCTCGAGGTCCTCGACGCGCAGCGCACGCTGCTCGCTTCCGAGACGCTGCGGATCGCCGCGGCGCGCGACGCGCGGATATCGATCGTCGACTTCGCGAAGTCGGTGGGCGGCGGCTGGACGCCGGAGACCTTCTCGGTCGCATACTGACGCGAACTGTTCCACCGCGGCGACCTGCCGACCGGG
The sequence above is drawn from the Candidatus Binatia bacterium genome and encodes:
- a CDS encoding efflux transporter outer membrane subunit, whose protein sequence is MRRGAFALLLAGSLAGCAVTQPLPPKLDLPASTATAEQTALLEHWWLAFDDPVLTALIDEALANNLDLKATLARIELARSQLQLAQGSLYPSFNITGGATRQRYSGATPLAFPPGTAVSANDFTVGIETSYELDLWGKYRSGALAAGNDLAASRYYRETVRIAVAADVADAYFRLRAADALLVVYEETRKTRTDTVTLQKDRFDGGIIGEYDLRQAEAELQAVIADIARTQQAIGLTEGALATLTGRSPRAVFTPEIARGATIEAATTGVPQLPAGLPSGLVDRRPDIRRSEAELAAADLRIQQARADYFPDLTLTGAFGSESAALSNLFTSPATIWRFGLALVQPIINLKSIEAGVTAATARRDSVEVQYQQTVQNAFREVHDSLVTHQSAQQVLAAETRRRDLLTQALDVANVRYEAGRTSYLEVLDAQRTLLASETLRIAAARDARISIVDFAKSVGGGWTPETFSVAY
- a CDS encoding multidrug efflux RND transporter permease subunit, which gives rise to MFSRFFIDRPIFAAVISVFFVLAGLAAMRSLPVAQYPEIAPPVVTVQAVYPGASAQTLEETVAAPLENAINGVQNMLYMSSHSTANGTTQIEVTFEIGTNVDDAAINVNNRVKQVEPRLPLEVRRQGVSVERGSSSFLQVLAFYSPDGRYDDLFTSNYVTLNVLDDLKRLPGTTNVQIFGAKDYAMRVWLLPDRLAQLKLTPGDVANAINEQNAQFAAGKVGQSPIGGKQDLVYTITTKGRLADPKEFGQIIVRANPDGSAVHLSDVARVELGSRDYDFIGRYNGHEATLVGIFLAPGANALDVAKTVRDRAAALAQKFPEGLTYAIPYDTTRFVEVSIKEVVKTLAEAMLLVFLVVFLFLQSWRAAVIPFIAVPVSLIGTFAGLYMLGYSINTLTLFGMVLAIGIVVDDAIVVLENVERTMREDKLPPRDAAVKAMREVTGPIIAIVLTLCAVFVPIAFLGGLTGELYRQFAVTISISVVISGIVALTLSPALCVLMLKHGHKPPGRFFTWFNGWFERVRDRYSDGVLWMIRRGFVGLALFVGMVAITAGLWKFTPGSLVPDEDQGFYIGAVFLPDGATLERTDKVVKQVEAAIRANPNNLDIVSFTGFDFIGGGFRNNAATMFVTQIPWEKRHVTAAQLVGELFGRTMGIKEALVLAFNPPAIFGLGTTGGFELYIQNRGEGGAKRLNEVTQQFLARANSDKQLAGAQTLWRATVPQLYVDTDREKVKKLGVPIDELYDALAGTLGTYYVNDFNKYGRTWQVLMSADPAYRRRPDDIGGVYVRSAKGEMIPLSSLASVKYSSGPDALDRFNNLPAVKIIGQAAPGFSSGQAIARIEEIAAEVLPADFSYDWGGTSYQEKRSGGASVFSLALAVIMVFLILSAQYERWSLPLSVLLALPFGTFGALAAVWLRGMTNDVYFQIGLVTLLGLAAKNAILIVEFALRRHQEGMSTSAAAIEAARLRFRPILMTSMAFILGVLPLAISTGAGAGARQSVGTGVMGGMLAATFLAIFFVPWFFRLIFDRKITEPRTKEELHAEIDHVHALHARPPVATPGHPPQSGHGDVRAEGLPPRTGHGDAHA